The following proteins are co-located in the Macadamia integrifolia cultivar HAES 741 chromosome 3, SCU_Mint_v3, whole genome shotgun sequence genome:
- the LOC122074321 gene encoding uncharacterized protein LOC122074321 — protein MADLGDFFSCKLRIVEAKNLVFITSGKLFIRCYLCTGNTERIRLNSREIPSTSHPSWNDSVSLECSAANRDHCLDQLKQQSVVFELRWRNNSPILRRIVGSKLLGRAEIPWKDVLESSNMTIQKWVTTVSASSDVLDHGLKPPVLHVEMKVGVPSMAEMVKRRDDALKRWNECGCRHGSCSISGDDDVFALAAAIEAM, from the coding sequence atggcTGACCTTGGGGATTTTTTCTCTTGCAAGCTAAGAATCGTAGAAGCCAAAAACCTTGTATTCATAACAAGTGGGAAGCTTTTTATTAGATGCTACCTCTGCACAGGCAACACAGAGAGGATTCGGCTTAACAGTCGAGAGATCCCATCCACGAGTCATCCTTCTTGGAACGATTCCGTCTCCTTGGAGTGCTCTGCAGCCAACAGAGATCACTGCCTGGACCAACTCAAGCAACAAAGCGTGGTGTTCGAGTTAAGATGGAGAAATAACTCACCGATTCTCAGGAGAATCGTTGGGTCTAAGCTTTTGGGTAGAGCTGAGATACCATGGAAAGACGTGTTGGAATCGTCCAATATGACAATTCAAAAATGGGTTACGACCGTTTCAGCTAGTAGTGATGTTCTTGATCATGGCTTGAAGCCACCAGTACTGCATGTTGAGATGAAGGTTGGAGTCCCAAGCATGGCTGAGATGGTGAAGAGGAGAGATGATGCTTTGAAGAGGTGGAACGAGTGTGGCTGCAGACATGGAAGCTGCTCTATTAGTGGCGATGATGACGTATTTGCACTAGCGGCAGCAATTGAAGCTATGTGA